CCCGCTCTTCCCGCACTCCACCGACTACCTCACGGCCGTCCTCGCCGACCTGCGCAAGTGGGCCGACACCGGCTACCGCGAGCCGGACTTCCTGGACTCGCTGCTCGCCTTCCAGCCCGCCGAGCAGCGCGAGGACGGCCTGGAGCACCTGGTGGTCTTCCCGATGTACACCCAGAACGGCAACCCGGACCGCAACCTCGAAGCCGTCCTGCTCAAGGTGGTCTGGCCGGACTGGCTGGCGGAGCTGGAGCGCACCCGCTTCGACAACCCGATGTTCGTGCCGATCACCTTCACCGACTTCACCGCCGGGTACGACACCAACTCCGCCGTGCTCTTCCCGGAGACCATCGCGGTCCGCCAGGCTCCCGAGCGCTTCACCTGGGGCGGCATCTTCTGCGACCGCGAGGCCGCCCGCTTCCGCGCCGTCACCACCAGCGCCGTCAAGCAGCTCGGCCTGGAGATCCCGGCCGACGCGGCCGAGCTGCTCGCCGACCAGCAGCGCTCGCAGCAGACCTTCGTGCTCTGGGACCTGGTCCACGACCGCACCCACAGCCACGGCGACCTGCCGTTCGACCCGTTCATGATCAAGCAGCGCAGCCCGTTCTGGATGTACGGCCTGGAGGAGCTGCGCTGCGACCTGACCGCCTTCAAGGAGGCCGTCCGCCTGGAGGCCGAGGGCTACGAGCAGGGCCGCGACGTCCAGTACGCGATCCTGTTCGACCGGATGTTCCGCTTCCCGGTCAGCGGTGACCGGGTCCGCAACTACGACGGCATGGGCGGCCAGCTGCTCTTCGCGTACCTGCACAAGCACGACGCGCTGCGCTGGCGCGACAACCGGCTCTCGATCGACTGGGACCGGGTCGCCGAGGTCACCAACGCCCTCTGCGGCGAGATCGAGACCCTCTACCGGGACGGCATCGACCGGCCCAAGACCGCGCACTGGATCGCTGCCTACCAGCTGGTCTCCAAGTACCTCACCCCGCACCCGGCCTCCACCTGGGCCAAGGGCCCGGAGGCGCTGCCGCTCGGCACCGCCGACGGCAAGGCCCTCAACAAGGCCCTGTGCGACGCCGTGCTGCCGGACGAGTTCCCGCTCAGCATGTTCTTCGAGGCCTTGGCCAAGAAGCTCAGCGGCGTGATCGCCGCCACCACCGGCATCACCGGCGCCTCCGCCGACCGCCAGGGGGCCGCCGCGTGAGCACCCGTCCGCTCGAAGGCAAGGTCGTCGCGGTGGCCGGCGCCACCGGCGCGGCCGGCCGCGCCGTGCTCCGCCGACTGGCCGCCGACGGCGCCACCGTGATCGCGGCGGGCAGCGACGCCCGCCGCCTGGACGAGGTCATGGACGCCACCCGCGCCCACGTCCCCGGCTCCCGGGTAAGCGGCCAGGTCATCGACCTGCTCGACCCGCAGGAGGTGCACGACTGGGCCGACCACCTGGAGGCCGAGCACGGGCACGTCGACGGCGTCTTCCACCTGGTCGGCGGCTGGCGCGGCAGCAAGACCTTCTTCGACAGCCGGATCGACGACTGGGACTGGCTGCACGACCGGGTGGTCCGCACCCTCCAGCACACCTCGCTGGCTTTCCAGCCCGCCCTGGTGCGCAGCGCCGCCGGCCGGTACGCGATGATCTCCGCCACCGCCGCGCACAAGCCGACCGCGGGCGGCGCCGCGTACGCCGCGGCGAAGGCGGCCAGCGAGGCGTGGACGCTCTCGATGGCCGACTCCTTCAAGAAGGAGACCACCTCGCCCGACGGCCTCCCCACCGCGGCGGCCGCCATCCTGGTGATCAAGGCCCTGGTCACCCCCGAGATGCGCACCGAGAAGCCCGAGGCCAAGTTCCCCGGCTTCACCGACACCGCCGACCTGGCCGACACCCTGGCGGGCCTCTGGGACCGCCCCGCAGCAGAACTGAACGGACAGCACCTGTGGTTGACAGCCCGATGAACGTTGGTACCGACGCGGTCCGCCGCCATGACCCCGCCGTCCGGGGCTTCGCCAGCGACAACTACGCCGGCGTCCACCCCGAGATCCTGGCCGCCCTCGCGGTCGCCAACGGCGGGCACCAGGTCGCGTACGGCGAGGACCAGTACACCGAGCACCTCCAGGAGGTGTTCCGCAAGCACTTCGGCGAGCGCGCCGAGGCGTACCCCGTCTTCAACGGCACCGGCGCCAACGTGGTTGCCCTGCAGGCCCTGCTGCCGCGCTGGGGCGCGGTGATCGCCGCCGAGTCCGCCCACATCAACGTGGACGAGTGCGGCGCCCCCGAGAAGATCGCCGGGCTCAAGCTGCTCACCGTCCCCACCCCGGACGGCAAGCTCACCCCCGAACTGATCGACCTGCAGGCCTGGGGCTGGGGCGACGAGCACCGCGCCCAGCCGCTCGCCGTCTCGATCACCCAGAACACCGAACTGGGCACGGTCTACACGGCCGAGGAGATCAAGGCGATCTGCGACCACGCCCACCAGCACGGCATGCTGGTCCACCTGGACGGCTCCCGGATCGCCAACGCCGCCGCCGCCCTCGGGCTGCCGCTGCGCGCCTTCACCACGGACGCCGGAGTCGACGTGCTCTCGTTCGGCGGCACCAAGAACGGGCTGCTGCTCGGCGAGGCCGTGGTGGTGCTCAACCCGGAGAAGGTCAGGAACCTCAAGTTCCTGCGCAAGATGTCGATGCAGCTCGCCTCGAAGATGCGCTTCGTATCGGTGCAGTTCGAGGCCCTGCTGAGCGGCGACCTCTGGCTGCGCAACGCCTCGCACTCCAACGCGATGGCGCAGCGGCTGGCGACGGCGGTCGAGGGCATCGACGGCGTCGAGCTGGTCCGGCCGGTGCAGGCCAACGCGGTGTTCGCGCTGCTCCCGCGCGAGGTCAGCGAGCGCCTGCAGAAGCGTTACCGCTTCTACTTCTGGAACGAGCAGACCGGCGAGGTGCGCTGGATGACCGCCTTCGACACCACCGAGGCCGACATCGACGCCTTCGCGGCAGCCATCGCCGAGGAGCTCGGCCGGGGCTGACGACGGCTCACTGAACTCGCGGAACTCCCTGAATGCCTCCTGCCGTGGAAACGGTGGGAGGCATTTCCGTGTCGGCAGCCCAAGTACCGCTCGGGACCGCACCGTTGAGGGGACGGCCGGTCCTATGCTCGGGACGGGGCCTGAAAATCTCAGGCATCCCGCCACGGGGGCCAGACATGAATCGCGCTGTCAGAGCAGTACTGAACGCCATCCACCGCATCGACCGGATCGGCGGCGAACGAGCCCGCTACCACGACTCCGAGCAGCACCGGCGGCCGCCGGACCGGATCGCCGTCGCGGCCAGGCACTACCGGTCGCCCGGCATCCAGGGCGCCTGGTTCGGTGGCAGAGGCTACGGGGGCAGCTGCTGAGCCACGGCCGGGCGGGGGCGAGGGCGGCGGGAGCGTCAGGCTCAGGCGAGGAGGTGGGCGAGTGCGCCCTCGCCCGCGGAGTACGGCTGCTCGTACGGGAGCAGCTCGGCGACTGCGGCCAGATCCCCGCTGCGTACCAAGGCGTGCACCTGGTGAGCGAGCGGTGTCACGTCGGTGACGGACACCGTCCACTCGTCCGCGTACCGGGCCGTCGCCTCCCCGCTGAGCCCGAGCTGCAGTGAACGGTAGGGGAGCGGCTGGAGGTGCAGATCCCGCTCGGGGTCCCACTGGACCCGGGCGGGAGCCCGCTTGAGCTCGCGCTTCCAGGCGGCCTGGTCCGCGTGCAGTCCACGCTCGTAGTGGGAGAGACAGGCATGTCGTAGCGCCCACTCGAAGCCGGCCCGGGAGATCTCGACCGCGAGCACGGTCTCCTGCCCCTCCTTCCGGCCCCAGCCGGAGCGGTACATCATCCAGAGGAACGACGGCTTGATCCAGGTCATCCGGTCCCGCTGCCACGCGTCGGGGAACCGGCCGTCGCGCGCCGCCGGAAGGCCGATCTCCGGCCGGTACGCCTGATAGACGGTGATGGTGCTGTCGGTGTGCCGGGCACGGATCCGGTACTTCGGTTCATCCATGGGCAGGAGCATGTGGGCCGCCGCGCACACCGGGCCACTCGTTTTCCGGACGGTGTACCGGGTGGTTTGCCCGTGGCCCGAGATGGGGGGTAGTGTTCCCTAGTCGCTCGGCAGGGAGCACCGGACACGCATCGGCGCGGACGGTCCCGGGGTGGCCAATCCTCTGAACACATCTTCTGATCGAACTGTTCTGCGCTTCTGCGTGGGGTGGGTTTATTTGTCGTGTGCGTTTATATGGGTTGCGGCTGGATTCGCTTTTCGGAGCGGGGATCGGCTAGAGTTTGAAACGTCGGAAGGGGCCGCGAGGCCAGGGAAGACAAGAGCTAGTCGGAAAAGCCGAAAAGCGGATCTGATAAGCTCGGAACACGAAAGAACGAACGAAGCGCCCGGAGGGTCCGCCTGATAAGCGGCTCGAAGGAAGTGTCCGTTCCTTGAGAACTCAACAGCGTGCCAAAAGTCAACGCCAGATATGTTGACATCCCCGGCCTCACCGTTTGGTGGGGTTGGAGATTCCTTTATGAAGTAAAACACTAGCGAGGACGCAGTGCGCGGGGCCGCCTATTCCGGTGGTTGCCGTGCCGCTCTTCCGAAGTGGTTACCCGATTACGGGTAGACATTCACGGAGAGTTTGATCCTGGCTCAGGACGAACGCTGGCGGCGTGCTTAACACATGCAAGTCGAACGATGAAGCTCTTCGGAGTGGATTAGTGGCGAACGGGTGAGTAACACGTGGGAAATCTGCCCTGCACTCTGGGACAAGCCTTGGAAACGAGGTCTAATACCGGATATGACCTTCCTCTGCATGGGGGTTGGTGGAAAGCTCCGGCGGTGCAGGATGATCCCGCGGCCTATCAGCTTGTTGGTGGGGTAATGGCCTACCAAGGCGACGACGGGTAGCCGGCCTGAGAGGGCGACCGGCCACACTGGGACTGAGACACGGCCCAGACTCCTACGGGAGGCAGCAGTGGGGAATATTGCACAATGGGCGAAAGCCTGATGCAGCGACGCCGCGTGAGGGATGACGGCCTTCGGGTTGTAAACCTCTTTCAGCAGGGAAGAAGCGCAAGTGACGGTACCTGCAGAAGAAGCACCGGCTAACTACGTGCCAGCAGCCGCGGTAATACGTAGGGTGCGAGCGTTGTCCGGAATTATTGGGCGTAAAGAGCTCGTAGGCGGCTTGTCGCGTCGGTTGTGAAAGCCCGGGGCTTAACCCCGGGTCTGCATTCGATACGGGCAGGCTTGAGTGTGGTAGGGGAGATCGGAATTCCTGGTGTAGCGGTGAAATGCGCAGATATCAGGAGGAACACCGGTGGCGAAGGCGGATCTCTGGGCCATTACTGACGCTGAGGAGCGAAAGCGTGGGGAGCGAACAGGATTAGATACCCTGGTAGTCCACGCCGTAAACGTTGGGAACTAGGTGTTGGCGACATTCCACGTCGTCGGTGCCGCAGCTAACGCATTAAGTTCCCCGCCTGGGGAGTACGGCCGCAAGGCTAAAACTCAAAGGAATTGACGGGGGCCCGCACAAGCAGCGGAGCATGTGGCTTAATTCGACGCAACGCGAAGAACCTTACCAAGGCTTGACATATACCGGAAACGGCTAGAGATAGTCGCCCCCTTGTGGTCGGTATACAGGTGGTGCATGGTTGTCGTCAGCTCGTGTCGTGAGATGTTGGGTTAAGTCCCGCAACGAGCGCAACCCTTGTTCTGTGTTGCCAGCATGCCTTTCGGGGTGATGGGGACTCACAGGAGACTGCCGGGGTCAACTCGGAGGAAGGTGGGGACGACGTCAAATCATCATGCCCCTTATGTCTTGGGCTGCACACGTGCTACAATGGTCGGTACAAAGGGCTGCGATGCCGCGAGGCGGAGCGAATCCCAAAAAGCCGGCCTCAGTTCGGATTGGGGTCTGCAACTCGACCCCATGAAGTTGGAGTTGCTAGTAATCGCAGATCAGCATGCTGCGGTGAATACGTTCCCGGGCCTTGTACACACCGCCCGTCACGTCACGAAAGTCGGTAACACCCGAAGCCGGTGGCCTAACCCGTAAGGGGAGGAGCCGTCGAAGGTGGGACCAGCGATTGGGACGAAGTCGTAACAAGGTAGCCGTACCGGAAGGTGCGGCTGGATCACCTCCTTTCTAAGGAGCACATAGCCGGATGTGAGCGAATGTCTCACACGGTTGCTCATGGGTGGAACGTTGACTATTCGGCACACACGGTCTGTTGGCCTCACAAGTACTGCTTCGGCGTGGAAAGTGAGACCAAGCGAGGTCGGGTGTGTCGGGCACGTTGTTGGGTCCTGAGGGAACGGCCGTCATGGTCGTTGCTTCAGTGCCGGTCCTACTTGATGACATCTTCATGGTGTCTGAGGGTGGGTGTCTGGTCGTTGTTTGAGAACTGCACAGTGGACGCGAGCATCTGTGGCCAAGTTTTTAAGGGCGCACGGTGGATGCCTTGGCACTAGGAACCGATGAAGGACGTGGGAGGCCACGATAGTCCCCGGGGAGCCGTCAACCAGGCTTTGATCCGGGGGTTTCCGAATGGGGAAACCCGGCAGTCGTCATGGGCTGTCACCCGCACCTGAACACATAGGGTGTGTGGAGGGAACGAGGGGAAGTGAAACATCTCAGTACCCTCAGGAAGAGAAAACAACCGTGATTCCGGGAGTAGTGGCGAGCGAAACCGGATGAGGCTAAACCGTTTTGGTGTGAGACCCGGCAGGGGTTGCCAGAGCGGGGTCGTGGGAAAGTTCTTGATTGGTCTGCCGGCCGGTCGGTGAGTCAGAAACCGTATGGATAGTCGAAGGACATGCGAAAGGTCCGGCGTAGAGGGTAAGACCCCCGTAGACGAAATCTGTGCGGCTCACTTGAGCTTCTCCCAAGTAGCACGGAGCCCGAGAAATTCCGTGTGAATCTGGCGGGACCACCCGCTAAGCCTAAATATTCCCTAGTGACCGATAGCGGATAGTACCGTGAGGGAATGGTGAAAAGTACCGCGGGAGCGGAGTGAAATAGTACCTGAAACCGTGTGCCTACAAGCCGTGGGAGCGTCGGATGTGAGGCTTGCCTTACATCTCGTGACTGCGTGCCTTTTGAAGAATGAGCCTGCGAGTTTGCGGTGTGTAGCGAGGTTAACCCGTGTGGGGTAGCCGTAGCGAAAGCGAGTCCGAATAGGGCGATTCAGTTGCATGCCCAAGACCCGAAGCGGAGTGATCTAGCCATGGGCAGGTTGAAGCGGAGGTAAGACTTCGTGGAGGACCGAACCCACCAGGGTTGAAAACCTGGGGGATGACCTGTGGTTAGGGGTGAAAGGCCAATCAAACTCCGTGATAGCTGGTTCTCCCCGAAATGCATTTAGGTGCAGCGTCACGTGTTTCTTGCCGGAGGTAGAGCACTGGATAGGCGATGGGCCTCACCGGGTTACTGACCTTAGCCAAACTCCGAATGCCGGTAAGTGAGAGCGTGGCAGTGAGACTGTGGGGGATAAGCTCCATGGTCGAGAGGGAAACAGCCCAGAACACCGACTAAGGTCCCTAAGCGTGTGCTAAGTGGGAAAGGATGTGGAGTCGCAGAGACAACCAGGAGGTTGGCTTAGAAGCAGCCACCCTTGAAAGAGTGCGTAATAGCTCACTGGTCAAGTGATTCCGCGCCGACAATGTAGCGGGGCTCAAGTACACCACCGAAGTCGTGTCATTGCAGCTATAGGGCCAACGCCCGCTGTGATGGGTAGGGGAGCGTCGTGTGCCGGGTGAAGCAGCGGAGGAATCCAGTTGTGGACGGTTCACGAGTGAGAATGCAGGCATGAGTAGCGATACAAGAGTGGGAAACTCTTGCGCCGATTGACCAAGGGTTCCTGGGTCAAGCTGATCTGCCCAGGGTAAGTCGGGACCTAAGGCGAGGCCGACAGGCGTAGTCGATGGACAACGGGTTGATATTCCCGTACCCGCTTTGAAGCGCCAACGTCGAACCAGGTGATGCTAAGGCCGCGAAGCCGGCCCGGAGTCTTCGGACAATGGGACGTGGTGGAGCCGCTGAACCAAGTCTGTAGTAGGTGAGCGATGGGGTGACGCAGGAAGGTAGTCCAGCCCGGGCGGTGGTTGTCCCGGGGTAAGGGTGTAGGCCGAGTGATAGGCAAATCCGTCACTCATTAAGGCTGAGACCTGATGCCGAGCCGATTGTGGTGAAGTGGATGATCCTATGCTGTCGAGAAAAGCCTCTAGCGAGTTTCATGGCGGCCCGTACCCCAAACCGACTCAGGTGGTCAGGTAGAGAATACCGAGGCGTTCGGGTGAACTATGGTTAAGGAACTCGGCAAAATGCCCCCGTAACTTCGGGAGAAGGGGGGCCGGAACTGGTGATGAGTCTTGCACTCTGAGCTGGGGCCGGCCGCAGAGACCAGCGAGAAGCGACTGTTTACTAAAAACACAGGTCCGTGCGAAGCCGTAAGGCGATGTATACGGACTGACGCCTGCCCGGTGCTGGAACGTTAAGGGGACCGGTTAGTCAATCTTCGGGTTGGCGAAGCTGAGAACTTAAGCGCCAGTAAACGGCGGTGGTAACTATAACCATCCTAAGGTAGCGAAATTCCTTGTCGGGTAAGTTCCGACCTGCACGAATGGCGTAACGACTTCTCGACTGTCTCAACCATAGGCCCGGTGAAATTGCATTACGAGTAAAGATGCTCGTTTCGCGCAGCAGGACGGAAAGACCCCGGGACCTTTACTATAGCTTGATATTGGTGTTCGGTTCGGCTTGTGTAGGATAGGTGGGAGACTTTGAAGCAGCAACGCCAGTTGTTGTGGAGTCGTCGTTGAAATACCACTCTGGTCGTGCTGGATGTCTAACCTGGGTCCGTGATCCGGATCAGGGACAGTGTCTGGTGGGTAGTTTAACTGGGGCGGTTGCCTCCTAAAGAGTAACGGAGGCGCCCAAAGGTTCCCTCAGCCTGGTTGGCAATCAGGTGTTGAGTGTAAGTGCACAAGGGAGCTTGACTGTGAGACCGACGGGTCGAGCAGGGACGAAAGTCGGGACTAGTGATCCGGCGGTGGCTTGTGGAAGCGCCGTCGCTCAACGGATAAAAGGTACCCCGGGGATAACAGGCTGATCTTCCCCAAGAGTCCATATCGACGGGATGGTTTGGCACCTCGATGTCGGCTCGTCGCATCCTGGGGCTGGAGTAGGTCCCAAGGGTTGGGCTGTTCGCCCATTAAAGCGGTACGCGAGCTGGGTTTAGAACGTCGTGAGACAGTTCGGTCCCTATCCGCTGTGCGCGTAGGAATATTGAGAAGGGCTGTCCCTAGTACGAGAGGACCGGGACGGACGAACCTCTGGTGTGCCAGTTGTTCTGCCAAGGGCATGGCTGGTTGGCTACGTTCGGGAGGGATAACCGCTGAAAGCATCTAAGCGGGAAGCCTGCTTCGAGATGAATATTCCCACCTCCTTGAGAGGGTAAGGCTCCCAGTAGACGACTGGGTTGATAGGCCGGATGTGGAAGCCCTGTAAGGGGTGGAGCTGACCGGTACTAATAGGCCGAGGGCTTGTCCTCAGTTGCTCGCGTCCACTGTGTTGTTCTGAAACAACGACCCCACACCGTTTGGTCACGGGTGTGGTGCGGTCATACAGTTTCATAGTGTTTCGGTGGTCATAGCGTGAGGGAAACGCCCGGTTACATTCCGAACCCGGAAGCTAAGCCTCATAGCGCCGATGGTACTGCAGGGGGGACCCTGTGGGAGAGTAGGACGCCGCCGAACAATCATTCACAGAAAGCCCCTCCGGGTCTCCCGGAGGGGCTTTCTGCATTTCCGGACCAGGGGCCGGCGAACCTGTCACCAGGGCACTGTTCCACCGTCGTTGAAGAACCCGCCGGTCGGTCCGCTGTCGGGCAGGGTCGCGAGGTGAATCGCGATCGCCGCGCCCTGGTGGGGAGTGCGGATGCCCTGGAAGCCGTTGAGGTCGGTGGCGGTGAAGCCGGGGCAGCCGGAGTTGATCAGGATGTTGGTGTCGCTCAGTTCCTTGGCGTATTGGACGGTGACGGCGTTGAGAAAGGTCTTGGACGCCAGGTACGCAGCGGGAATCGGGCCCATGTCGATGCCCGGCGTGGTCTGCAGGGCGAGCGAGCCGACGCTGCTGGACATGTTCACGATCCGCGGCGATGCCGAGCCGCGCAGCATGGGCAGCATCGCGTTGGTGACGCGGATGACGCCGATCACGTTGGTTTCCACCACGGCTCGTACGGTCGCGGGATCGACCGTGGTGGGCGTCTGCGGCGTACCGCCGGTGATCGCGGCGTTGTTGACCAGGACGTCGAGCCCGCCGGCGCGGTCGGCGATCAGTTCGGCCGCGGCGGCCACACTTGCGTCGTCTGCCACGTCGAGCGGAACGCCGAACGCGTCGGTGCCGACTGCGCGAAGCTTCTCCACCGCGGCGTCGCGGCGCTGTTGATCCCGCGCGCCC
This genomic interval from Kitasatospora gansuensis contains the following:
- a CDS encoding SDR family NAD(P)-dependent oxidoreductase, producing MSTRPLEGKVVAVAGATGAAGRAVLRRLAADGATVIAAGSDARRLDEVMDATRAHVPGSRVSGQVIDLLDPQEVHDWADHLEAEHGHVDGVFHLVGGWRGSKTFFDSRIDDWDWLHDRVVRTLQHTSLAFQPALVRSAAGRYAMISATAAHKPTAGGAAYAAAKAASEAWTLSMADSFKKETTSPDGLPTAAAAILVIKALVTPEMRTEKPEAKFPGFTDTADLADTLAGLWDRPAAELNGQHLWLTAR
- a CDS encoding threonine aldolase family protein, which codes for MNVGTDAVRRHDPAVRGFASDNYAGVHPEILAALAVANGGHQVAYGEDQYTEHLQEVFRKHFGERAEAYPVFNGTGANVVALQALLPRWGAVIAAESAHINVDECGAPEKIAGLKLLTVPTPDGKLTPELIDLQAWGWGDEHRAQPLAVSITQNTELGTVYTAEEIKAICDHAHQHGMLVHLDGSRIANAAAALGLPLRAFTTDAGVDVLSFGGTKNGLLLGEAVVVLNPEKVRNLKFLRKMSMQLASKMRFVSVQFEALLSGDLWLRNASHSNAMAQRLATAVEGIDGVELVRPVQANAVFALLPREVSERLQKRYRFYFWNEQTGEVRWMTAFDTTEADIDAFAAAIAEELGRG
- a CDS encoding DUF4291 domain-containing protein — its product is MDEPKYRIRARHTDSTITVYQAYRPEIGLPAARDGRFPDAWQRDRMTWIKPSFLWMMYRSGWGRKEGQETVLAVEISRAGFEWALRHACLSHYERGLHADQAAWKRELKRAPARVQWDPERDLHLQPLPYRSLQLGLSGEATARYADEWTVSVTDVTPLAHQVHALVRSGDLAAVAELLPYEQPYSAGEGALAHLLA
- a CDS encoding DUF6421 family protein translates to MQNLSPGLTVAAELSGVTPADHAAHPAWLRLKEAVEALRPLQSKDGSIDLSTVQRSTVDPLVETVLGAVEELTPLFPHSTDYLTAVLADLRKWADTGYREPDFLDSLLAFQPAEQREDGLEHLVVFPMYTQNGNPDRNLEAVLLKVVWPDWLAELERTRFDNPMFVPITFTDFTAGYDTNSAVLFPETIAVRQAPERFTWGGIFCDREAARFRAVTTSAVKQLGLEIPADAAELLADQQRSQQTFVLWDLVHDRTHSHGDLPFDPFMIKQRSPFWMYGLEELRCDLTAFKEAVRLEAEGYEQGRDVQYAILFDRMFRFPVSGDRVRNYDGMGGQLLFAYLHKHDALRWRDNRLSIDWDRVAEVTNALCGEIETLYRDGIDRPKTAHWIAAYQLVSKYLTPHPASTWAKGPEALPLGTADGKALNKALCDAVLPDEFPLSMFFEALAKKLSGVIAATTGITGASADRQGAAA
- a CDS encoding SDR family NAD(P)-dependent oxidoreductase: MSEQTIALVTGANKGIGYEIAAGLGTLGWRIGVGARDQQRRDAAVEKLRAVGTDAFGVPLDVADDASVAAAAELIADRAGGLDVLVNNAAITGGTPQTPTTVDPATVRAVVETNVIGVIRVTNAMLPMLRGSASPRIVNMSSSVGSLALQTTPGIDMGPIPAAYLASKTFLNAVTVQYAKELSDTNILINSGCPGFTATDLNGFQGIRTPHQGAAIAIHLATLPDSGPTGGFFNDGGTVPW